In the Telopea speciosissima isolate NSW1024214 ecotype Mountain lineage chromosome 2, Tspe_v1, whole genome shotgun sequence genome, one interval contains:
- the LOC122651327 gene encoding nucleolar GTP-binding protein 1-like, with amino-acid sequence MVQYNFKKITVVPSGKDFIDIILSRTQRQTPTVVHKGYAISRLRQFYMRKVKYTQQNFHDKLSAIIDEFPRLDDIHPFYGDLLHVLYNKDHYKLALGQINTARNLIGKISKDYVKLLKYGDSLYRCKSLKVAALGRMCTVIKRIGPSLAYLEQIRQHMARLPSIDPNTRTILICGYPNVGKSSFINKITRADVDVQPYAFTTKSLFVGHTDYKYLRYQVIDTPGILDRPFEDRNIIEMCSITALAHLRAAVLFFLDISGSCGYTIAQQAALFHSIKSLFMNKPLVIVCNKTDLQPLDELSEEDMKLVMEMKAEAMKTVLGQGGEATDSDGVLLTMSTLTEEGVIAVKNAACERLLDQRVELKMKSKKINDCLNRFHVAMPKKRDEKERPPCIPQAVLEAKAKEAGDREEKKKLEKDLEDENGGAGVYSASLRKHHILANEEWKEDIMPEFIEGHNVYDFIDPDILQRLEELEREEGLKLEQDADDDFEMDGQELTPEEKEALAEIRKKKSLLIQQHRIKKSTAESRPTVPRKFDKDRKFTSERMGRQLSALGLDPTSAIKEARSRSVSRVGRKRERSLARGGDGSDAMDMDIDQSNKKLRMMRSRSRSTSRPPSELVPGEGFRDSKQKVKAWKLAKKSVMKRNKDARRGEADRVIPTLRPKHLFSGKRGIGKTTRR; translated from the coding sequence ATGGTGCAATACAACTTCAAGAAGATCACTGTCGTCCCCTCCGGCAAGGACTTCATTGATATCATCCTTTCCCGTACCCAACGCCAGACACCAACTGTTGTCCACAAGGGTTATGCCATATCTCGCCTGCGGCAGTTCTATATGCGCAAGGTGAAATACACCCAACAGAACTTTCATGATAAGCTCTCTGCTATTATTGATGAATTCCCGCGGCTGGATGACATCCACCCATTCTATGGAGACCTTCTCCATGTCCTCTATAACAAAGACCACTACAAACTTGCTCTTGGTCAGATCAACACTGCAAGGAACCTTATTGGTAAGATATCAAAAGATTATGTGAAGCTGTTGAAGTATGGGGACTCGCTCTATCGATGCAAGTCTCTAAAGGTTGCGGCACTTGGACGCATGTGTACTGTGATCAAGCGTATTGGCCCAAGTTTGGCATACCTAGAGCAGATCAGACAGCACATGGCAAGGCTACCTTCAATTGATCCAAACACCCGAACAATTTTGATCTGTGGGTATCCTAATGTTGGCAAGAGCTCTTTCATCAACAAGATCACTAGGGCTGATGTGGATGTTCAGCCGTATGCTTTCACTACAAAATCTCTATTTGTTGGCCACACAGACTACAAGTACTTAAGGTACCAGGTCATTGATACGCCTGGGATTTTGGATCGTCCTTTTGAAGATCGTAACATAATTGAGATGTGCAGTATCACGGCTCTTGCTCATCTACGAGCTGCAGTATTGTTCTTCTTGGACATCTCAGGATCTTGTGGATATACCATTGCCCAGCAGGCTGCTCTTTTCCACAGCATCAAGTCATTATTTATGAATAAGCCCCTGGTTATAGTCTGTAACAAGACTGATTTGCAGCCTTTGGATGAGCTGTCAGAAGAAGACATGAAGTTGGTCATGGAGATGAAAGCTGAAGCAATGAAGACGGTATTAGGTCAAGGTGGTGAGGCTACTGACAGTGATGGAGTACTCTTGACCATGAGCACTTTAACTGAGGAAGGGGTTATTGCTGTGAAGAATGCGGCCTGTGAGAGGTTACTGGATCAACGGGTGGAATTGAAGATGAAGTCAAAGAAGATCAATGACTGCTTGAATCGATTTCATGTTGCAATGCCAAAGAAGCGAGATGAAAAGGAGAGACCTCCTTGTATACCTCAGGCAGTTTTGGAAGCCAAAGCTAAGGAAGCAGgagacagagaagagaagaagaagcttgaAAAAGATTTGGAGGATGAGAATGGGGGGGCTGGTGTCTACTCTGCTAGCTTGAGGAAGCACCATATCTTAGCCAATGAAGAATGGAAAGAAGATATAATGCCAGAATTTATTGAGGGGCACAATGTTTATGACTTCATTGATCCAGATATCTTGCAGAGGCTTGAGGAGTTGGAACGAGAAGAGGGTCTAAAACTTGAACAAGACGCAGACGATGATTTTGAGATGGATGGTCAGGAATTGACACCGGAAGAGAAGGAAGCATTGGCTGAGAtcaggaaaaagaaaagcttGCTCATTCAACAACATAGGATCAAGAAGAGTACTGCAGAAAGCAGGCCTACAGTACCAAGGAAATTTGACAAAGACAGGAAGTTCACATCCGAAAGGATGGGAAGGCAGCTATCTGCATTGGGTTTGGACCCCACATCAGCCATTAAAGAGGCCCGTAGCAGGTCTGTCTCTAGGGTCGGTCGGAAGAGGGAGAGGTCATTGGCCAGAGGAGGTGATGGCAGTGATGCTATGGATATGGATATTGACCAGTCCAACAAGAAGCTGCGGATGATGAGGTCTCGATCCCGGTCAACGTCACGGCCACCTAGTGAACTTGTTCCAGGAGAAGGCTTCAGGGACTCCAAACAAAAAGTTAAAGCGTGGAAGCTTGCTAAGAAATCTGTGATGAAGAGGAATAAAGATGCTCGTCGGGGAGAGGCAGATAGGGTCATTCCCACATTGAGGCCAAAACACTTGTTCTCTGGGAAACGAGGAATTGGGAAAACTACCAGACGTTGA